One part of the Megachile rotundata isolate GNS110a chromosome 16, iyMegRotu1, whole genome shotgun sequence genome encodes these proteins:
- the Ecr gene encoding ecdysone receptor isoform X5: MLQTVPRVPIAGVRRRWGNRHTGSLQESSPEVSSSGVLSPPPNFQPSTPESAAVRNEELQLWDLDLHRGLQTNGDHYRATITATTTTTVLPTVNDPASPFTTPVEGRDELSQPGSLNGYGSSGGGGGGGGGGGGGGGSDGCDARKKKGPTPRQQEELCLVCGDRASGYHYNALTCEGCKGFFRRSITKNAVYQCKYGNNCEIDMYMRRKCQECRLKKCLTVGMRPECVVPEYQCAVKRQEKKAQKIVGISLQEKDKPNSTTMNGSPGSGIRAEQMGVKTEPAEAESLSTSGSSGILTPVSPYSYVKPITPEQEELIQRVVYFQNEYEQPSEEDLKRITNQPSEGEDISDYKFRHITEITILTVQLIVEFSKRLPGFDELMREDQIALLKACSSEVMMLRMARKYDVQTDSIIFANNQPYSRESYNLAGMGETIEDLLHFCRQMYAMKVNNAEYALLTAIVIFSERPNLLEGWKVEKIQEIYLEALKAYVDNRRRPKSGTIFAKLLSVLTELRTLGNQNSEICFSLKFKNKKLPLFLAEIWDVTP; this comes from the exons ATGCTGCAGACGGTGCCCCGTGTGCCCATTGCCGGCGTGCGGCGACGCTGGGGCAACAGGCACACAGGAAGTCTGCAGGAATCGAGCCCGGAAGTGTCGAGCAGCGGAGTCTTGTCACCGCCACCCAACTTTCAACCCTCTACGCCGGAAAGTGCAGCTGTCAGAAACGAGGAGCTTCAGCTTTGGGATCTGGACCTTCATCGAGGACTACAGACCAACGGAGATCATTACCGGGCTACCATCACCGCTACTACTACTACCACAGTGCTGCCAACCGTCAACGATCCTGCATCCCCGTTCACTACCCCCGTcgaag GTAGGGACGAGCTGTCGCAGCCTGGCTCTTTGAACGGCTATGGAAGCAGCGGAGGCGGTGGTGGAGGAGGTGGAGGAGGCGGCGGAGGCGGTGGCAGCGACGGCTGCGATGCCAGGAAGAAGAAAGGACCCACGCCGCGACAACAGGAAGAGCTGTGTCTCGTCTGTGGTGACCGTGCCTCCGGGTACCATTACAACGCATTGACCTGCGAGGGCTGCAAGGGCTTCTTCCGGCGCAGCATCACCAAGAACGCGGTCTATCAGTGTAAATACGGGAACAACTGCGAGATCGATATGTACATGCGGCGTAAATGTCAGGAATGCAGGTTGAAGAAGTGTTTGACGGTCGGCATGAGGCCGGAGTGCGTCGTGCCCGAGTACCAGTGCGCCGTGAAGCGTCAGGAGAAGAAAGCACAGAAG ATCGTGGGTATTTCCTTGCAGGAGAAGGACAAACCGAACAGTACAACGATGAACGGTTCTCCTGGCAGCGGAATACGCGCCGAACAAATGGGCGTGAAGACCGAGCCAGCTGAGGCCGAATCGTTGTCAACGTCCGGAAGTAGCGGTATCCTAACGCCGGTCAGCCCTTACAGTTACGTGAAACCCATCACTCCTGAACAGGAGGAACTGATACAGAGGGTCGTGTACTTCCAGAACGAGTACGAGCAACCCAGTGAAGAAGATCTCAAGAGGATCACG AACCAGCCCTCCGAAGGGGAAGACATCAGTGACTACAAGTTCAGACACATCACCGAAATCACGATCCTGACGGTGCAGTTGATCGTCGAGTTCTCGAAAAGGTTACCCGGCTTCGATGAGCTGATGCGAGAGGATCAGATCGCTCTGTTGAAGGCCTGCTCCAGCGAGGTGATGATGCTTCGGATGGCGAGGAAGTACGACGTGCAGACGGACAGCATAATATTCGCTAACAATCAACCGTACAGCAGGGAGAGCTATAACCTGGCGGGCATGGGAGAAACGATCGAGGATTTGTTACACTTCTGCCGACAGATGTACGCCATGAAGGTGAACAATGCCGAGTATGCGTTGCTAACCGCCATCGTTATATTCTCAG AAAGGCCAAACCTGCTGGAAGGTTGGAAAGTGGAGAAGATCCAGGAGATCTACCTGGAGGCGTTGAAGGCGTACGTGGACAATCGGCGCAGGCCGAAGTCCGGTACGATCTTCGCGAAGCTGTTGTCCGTGTTGACGGAGCTGAGGACCCTCGGCAACCAGAACAGCGAGATCTGCTTCAGTCTGAAGTTCAAGAACAAAAAGCTGCCACTTTTCCTCGCCGAGATCTGGGACGTGACACCTTAG
- the Ecr gene encoding ecdysone receptor isoform X6, with protein MLQTVPRVPIAGVRRRWGNRHTGSLQESSPEVSSSGVLSPPPNFQPSTPESAAVRNEELQLWDLDLHRGLQTNGDHYRATITATTTTTVLPTVNDPASPFTTPVEGRDELSQPGSLNGYGSSGGGGGGGGGGGGGGGSDGCDARKKKGPTPRQQEELCLVCGDRASGYHYNALTCEGCKGFFRRSITKNAVYQCKYGNNCEIDMYMRRKCQECRLKKCLTVGMRPECVVPEYQCAVKRQEKKAQKEKDKPNSTTMNGSPGSGIRAEQMGVKTEPAEAESLSTSGSSGILTPVSPYSYVKPITPEQEELIQRVVYFQNEYEQPSEEDLKRITNQPSEGEDISDYKFRHITEITILTVQLIVEFSKRLPGFDELMREDQIALLKACSSEVMMLRMARKYDVQTDSIIFANNQPYSRESYNLAGMGETIEDLLHFCRQMYAMKVNNAEYALLTAIVIFSERPNLLEGWKVEKIQEIYLEALKAYVDNRRRPKSGTIFAKLLSVLTELRTLGNQNSEICFSLKFKNKKLPLFLAEIWDVTP; from the exons ATGCTGCAGACGGTGCCCCGTGTGCCCATTGCCGGCGTGCGGCGACGCTGGGGCAACAGGCACACAGGAAGTCTGCAGGAATCGAGCCCGGAAGTGTCGAGCAGCGGAGTCTTGTCACCGCCACCCAACTTTCAACCCTCTACGCCGGAAAGTGCAGCTGTCAGAAACGAGGAGCTTCAGCTTTGGGATCTGGACCTTCATCGAGGACTACAGACCAACGGAGATCATTACCGGGCTACCATCACCGCTACTACTACTACCACAGTGCTGCCAACCGTCAACGATCCTGCATCCCCGTTCACTACCCCCGTcgaag GTAGGGACGAGCTGTCGCAGCCTGGCTCTTTGAACGGCTATGGAAGCAGCGGAGGCGGTGGTGGAGGAGGTGGAGGAGGCGGCGGAGGCGGTGGCAGCGACGGCTGCGATGCCAGGAAGAAGAAAGGACCCACGCCGCGACAACAGGAAGAGCTGTGTCTCGTCTGTGGTGACCGTGCCTCCGGGTACCATTACAACGCATTGACCTGCGAGGGCTGCAAGGGCTTCTTCCGGCGCAGCATCACCAAGAACGCGGTCTATCAGTGTAAATACGGGAACAACTGCGAGATCGATATGTACATGCGGCGTAAATGTCAGGAATGCAGGTTGAAGAAGTGTTTGACGGTCGGCATGAGGCCGGAGTGCGTCGTGCCCGAGTACCAGTGCGCCGTGAAGCGTCAGGAGAAGAAAGCACAGAAG GAGAAGGACAAACCGAACAGTACAACGATGAACGGTTCTCCTGGCAGCGGAATACGCGCCGAACAAATGGGCGTGAAGACCGAGCCAGCTGAGGCCGAATCGTTGTCAACGTCCGGAAGTAGCGGTATCCTAACGCCGGTCAGCCCTTACAGTTACGTGAAACCCATCACTCCTGAACAGGAGGAACTGATACAGAGGGTCGTGTACTTCCAGAACGAGTACGAGCAACCCAGTGAAGAAGATCTCAAGAGGATCACG AACCAGCCCTCCGAAGGGGAAGACATCAGTGACTACAAGTTCAGACACATCACCGAAATCACGATCCTGACGGTGCAGTTGATCGTCGAGTTCTCGAAAAGGTTACCCGGCTTCGATGAGCTGATGCGAGAGGATCAGATCGCTCTGTTGAAGGCCTGCTCCAGCGAGGTGATGATGCTTCGGATGGCGAGGAAGTACGACGTGCAGACGGACAGCATAATATTCGCTAACAATCAACCGTACAGCAGGGAGAGCTATAACCTGGCGGGCATGGGAGAAACGATCGAGGATTTGTTACACTTCTGCCGACAGATGTACGCCATGAAGGTGAACAATGCCGAGTATGCGTTGCTAACCGCCATCGTTATATTCTCAG AAAGGCCAAACCTGCTGGAAGGTTGGAAAGTGGAGAAGATCCAGGAGATCTACCTGGAGGCGTTGAAGGCGTACGTGGACAATCGGCGCAGGCCGAAGTCCGGTACGATCTTCGCGAAGCTGTTGTCCGTGTTGACGGAGCTGAGGACCCTCGGCAACCAGAACAGCGAGATCTGCTTCAGTCTGAAGTTCAAGAACAAAAAGCTGCCACTTTTCCTCGCCGAGATCTGGGACGTGACACCTTAG